One window of Streptomyces sp. FIT100 genomic DNA carries:
- a CDS encoding RICIN domain-containing protein — MSARWRTTVPVALVTVAAALAGTLSAAPVAASASVSGTAGESAAAPADSPTYSVTIGAKGPWTNPDDTPAGTYIDKNGAFYYQSAHALYEEDAPRKWTFHRGKDFDTAQRDAALSDAVNPANALDRNDDTTWRCNNSPTGRESTYAPGTSHYSQRNYCDLMGVWVDPDTGDWYGLVHNEFTPDPFGDGLHYDAIDYAVSRDQGRTWDIKDHVLTSHYSTERGDNEAFPNDLYHYGNGDPRLFVDTASGYFYVYYNSRAIPKGGVPGGWTDGSRGHVARAPMSAKMAAGSWKKWYDGSWSQPGIGGLESNMEPVDADNQTGYTPVENDYDPANPGTVAEQQAAGELPAKSDLLTMNIAYNAHLGLYIGQPEAITQDATQPQRFYATDNLATQKWKLIGDSGDYLSGSWYRWMLDSVNKTGSTILGKNFRSYCSWECSDRTSGEYYNTTIATSHPAAPVRSQTAYTISSGNGRVLAQAESGRATTSLPAGSGSSRSKWTFTSNGDGSYRIANTAGGELLGVDSHRNSGRAWAAKPTMAKAPAGGPAVGQQWFIIPGKNTNGTSTGTFRIVNRYSGLVIGMSGHTHRLAETTPTRAWTDTTGNPIGNGRTTTEQTLTLTPAGQT; from the coding sequence GTGTCAGCTCGTTGGAGAACGACGGTCCCTGTCGCGCTCGTCACGGTGGCCGCGGCGCTGGCCGGCACGCTGTCGGCGGCACCGGTGGCCGCATCCGCGTCCGTATCCGGAACCGCGGGCGAGTCCGCGGCCGCGCCCGCTGATTCGCCCACGTACAGCGTCACCATCGGCGCCAAGGGCCCGTGGACCAATCCCGACGACACTCCCGCCGGTACCTACATCGACAAGAACGGCGCCTTCTACTACCAGTCCGCCCACGCCCTGTACGAGGAGGACGCCCCCCGCAAGTGGACGTTCCACCGCGGCAAGGACTTCGACACCGCCCAGCGCGACGCCGCCCTGAGCGACGCGGTGAACCCCGCCAACGCGCTGGACCGCAACGACGACACCACCTGGCGCTGCAACAACAGCCCCACCGGCCGTGAGTCCACGTACGCCCCGGGCACCTCGCACTACTCGCAGCGCAACTACTGCGACCTGATGGGCGTGTGGGTGGACCCGGACACCGGCGACTGGTACGGCCTCGTCCACAACGAGTTCACCCCGGACCCGTTCGGCGACGGCCTCCACTACGACGCGATCGACTACGCCGTCTCCCGTGACCAGGGCAGGACCTGGGACATCAAGGACCACGTCCTCACCTCGCACTACAGCACCGAGCGCGGCGACAACGAAGCGTTCCCCAACGACCTGTACCACTACGGCAACGGCGACCCCCGACTGTTCGTGGACACCGCCTCCGGCTACTTCTACGTCTATTACAACTCCCGCGCCATCCCCAAGGGCGGCGTCCCCGGCGGATGGACGGACGGCAGCAGGGGGCACGTCGCCCGCGCGCCGATGTCCGCCAAGATGGCGGCCGGCTCCTGGAAGAAGTGGTACGACGGCTCCTGGTCCCAGCCCGGCATCGGCGGGCTGGAGAGCAACATGGAGCCGGTCGACGCCGACAACCAGACCGGCTACACCCCCGTCGAGAACGACTACGACCCGGCCAACCCCGGCACCGTCGCCGAACAGCAGGCCGCAGGGGAACTGCCCGCCAAGTCGGACCTGCTGACCATGAACATCGCCTACAACGCCCACCTCGGGCTGTACATAGGCCAGCCCGAAGCCATCACGCAGGACGCCACCCAACCGCAGCGCTTCTACGCCACCGACAACCTCGCCACCCAGAAATGGAAGCTCATCGGCGACTCCGGCGACTACCTGTCAGGCTCCTGGTACCGCTGGATGCTCGACTCGGTCAACAAGACCGGCTCCACCATCCTCGGCAAGAACTTCCGCAGCTACTGCTCCTGGGAATGCTCCGACAGGACCTCCGGCGAGTACTACAACACCACCATCGCAACCAGCCACCCCGCCGCCCCCGTCCGCTCCCAAACGGCCTACACCATCAGCAGCGGCAACGGCCGCGTCCTCGCACAGGCCGAAAGCGGCCGGGCCACCACCTCGCTCCCCGCGGGAAGCGGCTCCAGCCGCAGCAAGTGGACCTTCACCTCCAACGGCGACGGCTCGTACCGCATAGCCAACACCGCCGGCGGGGAACTCCTCGGTGTCGACTCCCACCGCAACAGCGGCCGCGCCTGGGCCGCCAAGCCGACCATGGCCAAAGCCCCGGCGGGCGGCCCGGCCGTCGGCCAGCAGTGGTTCATCATCCCCGGCAAGAACACCAACGGCACATCCACCGGCACATTCCGCATCGTCAACCGCTACAGCGGACTCGTAATCGGCATGTCAGGCCACACGCACCGACTGGCCGAAACCACACCCACCCGCGCCTGGACCGACACCACCGGCAACCCCATCGGCAACGGCCGCACCACCACCGAGCAAACCCTCACACTCACACCCGCCGGTCAGACATGA
- a CDS encoding ROK family transcriptional regulator, which translates to MKTDLRTAVTVDNSLSGPFRPRDRPSIRRTNLGVVMRILRDAGPRSRAQLAQDTGLPKPTITNLVAELISLRLVREGPVQRDGAVGRPGTLVQLDGRDICGIGVEISTHYVHVLALALTGDTAYEHRSTIAAARAGTDALLDHTAQSVQDCMSALQQDGKRPIGLTLAVPGVINQTPGTLQYAPALGWRNVPVTRELRTRLAPSPPRLTLENDAKASAIAEYVHVQDTDMHDMICITGERGIGAGIISDGRLLRGRTGFAGEVGHMPLSPERRACVCGRFGCWETMVGLDTMFRLAADEDDAIHDPAVELETRLAELRRRAEAGDSRTLAALDRVADDLAIGIALLADVFNPGAVVLGGYFTHIGCLMLDRVQHVVRDRVMAPNAGGCQVQLSTLGFTAAARGGAYLALDAVYQDPSGHHERRDLPQPCRQSEVY; encoded by the coding sequence GTGAAGACTGACCTGCGAACGGCGGTGACGGTGGACAATTCCCTCTCCGGGCCCTTCCGGCCGCGCGACCGACCGTCCATCCGGCGCACCAACCTCGGTGTGGTAATGCGCATCCTGCGCGATGCCGGACCTCGTTCGCGTGCCCAGCTCGCCCAAGACACGGGGCTGCCGAAGCCGACCATCACCAACCTGGTGGCCGAACTCATCTCCCTCCGCCTGGTCCGCGAGGGACCAGTGCAACGCGATGGAGCCGTAGGCCGTCCCGGCACGCTCGTCCAACTCGACGGCCGGGACATCTGCGGCATCGGCGTCGAGATCAGTACCCACTACGTGCACGTTCTCGCACTCGCCCTCACCGGCGACACCGCCTACGAGCACCGCAGCACGATCGCCGCCGCCCGCGCCGGAACCGACGCCCTCCTCGACCACACGGCGCAATCCGTCCAGGACTGCATGTCCGCCCTGCAACAGGACGGCAAGCGCCCCATCGGCCTCACCCTCGCCGTGCCCGGCGTCATCAACCAAACCCCGGGCACGCTCCAGTACGCCCCCGCCCTCGGCTGGCGCAACGTCCCCGTGACCCGCGAACTGCGCACCCGCCTCGCGCCATCCCCGCCCCGACTCACCCTCGAGAACGACGCCAAAGCCAGCGCCATCGCCGAATACGTACACGTGCAGGACACGGACATGCACGACATGATCTGCATCACCGGCGAACGCGGCATCGGCGCCGGCATCATCAGCGACGGACGCCTGTTGCGCGGCCGCACCGGCTTCGCCGGCGAGGTGGGCCACATGCCGCTCAGCCCGGAGCGCCGCGCCTGCGTGTGCGGACGCTTCGGCTGCTGGGAAACGATGGTCGGCCTCGACACCATGTTCCGCCTCGCGGCCGACGAGGACGACGCCATCCACGACCCAGCCGTCGAACTGGAGACCCGCCTCGCGGAACTCCGCCGCCGCGCGGAGGCCGGCGACTCCCGCACCCTTGCCGCGCTCGACCGCGTTGCGGACGACCTCGCAATCGGGATCGCCCTGCTCGCCGACGTCTTCAACCCCGGTGCTGTGGTACTCGGCGGGTACTTCACCCACATCGGCTGCCTGATGCTCGACCGCGTCCAGCACGTGGTCCGGGACCGGGTCATGGCCCCGAACGCCGGAGGCTGCCAAGTCCAGCTCTCCACACTGGGCTTCACCGCCGCCGCCCGCGGGGGCGCCTACCTGGCCCTCGACGCGGTGTACCAGGACCCCAGCGGACACCACGAGCGCCGTGACCTGCCCCAGCCATGCCGCCAGTCAGAGGTCTATTGA
- a CDS encoding LacI family DNA-binding transcriptional regulator has translation MQESVEERHERILQIVQEREVVRVTELAAELGVSTATMRRDLAALDQLGQVRWLHGSVARQTASLNAHDTQPDRHSQSGRSQHQALGMVVPTLERHFRPIVRGAQTAASASGIRLIVAVSGYSFACEIIQMREMAQAGVKGLLLSPSWDVNGPAAAEAERILTPGIPTVLVERRLPADLHNEGIDHVCAAHAEGAGLAVRHLARLGHQRIALLSKNTHTRPFIRCGYLTATRALGIADDYLSAEERPSFGDSDTFERDVDQLLGLRESDGVRAAIVHTDQDAINLFQRLALRNIRVPEDFAIVSYGDEHACLPDVPLSAVATPGEAIGEAAMQLLLRRLGNPNTQRWGLELMPALQVRASCGSQHARHHTSPHDATAADCR, from the coding sequence GTGCAAGAGAGTGTAGAAGAACGTCACGAGCGGATTCTTCAGATCGTGCAGGAGAGGGAAGTCGTACGAGTAACCGAGTTGGCCGCGGAACTCGGTGTCTCGACGGCAACCATGCGGCGAGACCTAGCGGCGCTGGACCAGCTGGGCCAGGTCCGATGGCTCCATGGCTCCGTTGCCCGGCAGACGGCTTCTCTCAACGCACACGACACGCAGCCGGATCGCCACAGTCAATCAGGCCGTTCTCAACATCAAGCGCTGGGCATGGTGGTCCCCACCCTGGAACGTCACTTCCGACCCATTGTCCGCGGGGCCCAGACGGCCGCTTCCGCATCCGGGATTCGCTTGATCGTCGCCGTCTCCGGGTACAGCTTCGCTTGTGAAATCATTCAGATGCGGGAAATGGCGCAAGCTGGCGTGAAAGGTCTACTACTGTCCCCCAGTTGGGATGTCAATGGCCCTGCTGCGGCGGAAGCGGAACGGATTCTGACACCAGGAATCCCGACCGTGCTGGTCGAGCGCAGACTTCCCGCGGACCTGCACAATGAGGGAATAGACCATGTTTGTGCTGCTCATGCCGAGGGCGCCGGTCTTGCTGTGCGACATCTCGCGCGGCTTGGACACCAGCGGATCGCGCTGCTGTCCAAGAACACCCACACTCGGCCGTTCATTCGCTGCGGATATCTGACAGCTACCAGAGCACTGGGGATCGCCGACGATTACCTGTCGGCGGAGGAACGTCCAAGCTTCGGGGACTCTGACACGTTCGAGCGTGATGTTGATCAATTGCTCGGGCTCAGAGAATCCGACGGCGTGCGAGCAGCGATCGTGCACACAGACCAGGACGCCATCAACCTGTTCCAGCGACTAGCTCTGCGCAACATCCGCGTTCCGGAAGACTTCGCCATCGTGTCCTACGGCGATGAGCACGCATGCCTTCCTGACGTACCCCTCAGCGCCGTCGCCACCCCCGGCGAAGCCATCGGCGAAGCCGCCATGCAACTGCTGCTACGCCGTCTAGGCAATCCGAACACGCAGCGATGGGGCCTGGAGCTCATGCCCGCACTTCAAGTACGAGCGTCGTGCGGAAGCCAGCACGCGCGGCACCACACATCCCCTCACGATGCAACCGCAGCCGATTGCCGATGA
- a CDS encoding insecticidal delta-endotoxin Cry8Ea1 family protein, whose translation MTEDANKKLADWEQKQVKLYHDTTKAAFGIGKKGLNVKWDDPYQVIDFSSSVVSAIVGMIPVFGPACSSILDFFSAVFTMTDRKNTDVWPKIAERVKALVKGELDKYHLESIEAGRNGVLTALTNFQTAVDARNSDQIKIYLPLADQQLVNLINKTTQGTAAVQALPAFAALADVRLALLVSAIKNESEWGIGGPIADNCRRAYDRATKVGTSVARGSQDDDALRQAVIDELQGIVENGDVSRSALEAAVNFISDLQNPKPQPDDVDGHGEYSYVEYARKVYWKGYIDTLENGTPKNGPDQYGWWREPSGSGGKEWEMDYYGFQCTMISQYESLMRVAVVQKALMWPYMLSGKIPSDVRAELNRPLRYHFGRMRKEDTTFQLERPTPAQIASEWTLAYRWPRPAPIAWLMVWWTGEVNGLVYWRTQGSRWEGGGRDDEYTARESVLSAIDESDYFTSVGVVRNASYPKLGSICFQRASDELKNLESDGNPDSAGWAKDNDGRDSFGTNTYQGQWSYVKLGTGWQLSDITVPVVSGHLPKGAEGITLWFQPVINYEKDPD comes from the coding sequence ATGACAGAAGATGCGAATAAGAAACTGGCCGACTGGGAACAAAAACAAGTCAAATTGTATCATGACACTACAAAAGCCGCCTTCGGGATTGGGAAGAAGGGCTTGAATGTCAAATGGGATGATCCTTATCAGGTCATCGATTTCAGCTCCTCGGTTGTATCCGCGATTGTCGGAATGATCCCCGTATTTGGCCCTGCGTGTTCTAGCATACTCGACTTCTTTTCCGCGGTTTTTACGATGACGGATCGGAAGAACACGGACGTCTGGCCTAAGATCGCCGAAAGGGTGAAAGCGCTAGTCAAAGGCGAATTAGACAAATACCATCTCGAATCAATTGAGGCTGGCCGAAATGGTGTTCTGACTGCGCTAACGAACTTTCAGACGGCAGTGGACGCGAGGAATTCTGATCAGATCAAAATCTATTTGCCGCTCGCGGACCAGCAACTCGTGAACCTTATAAACAAGACTACGCAGGGCACGGCAGCTGTTCAGGCCCTCCCTGCTTTTGCCGCATTGGCTGATGTTCGCCTAGCGCTTCTGGTTTCTGCGATCAAGAACGAAAGCGAGTGGGGGATCGGAGGTCCTATTGCAGATAACTGCAGGCGCGCATATGACCGTGCTACCAAAGTTGGGACTTCCGTCGCTCGCGGCTCGCAAGATGACGATGCTTTGCGGCAAGCAGTCATCGATGAACTCCAGGGTATCGTCGAAAATGGCGATGTGTCGCGGAGTGCGCTTGAGGCGGCGGTGAATTTTATTTCCGATCTCCAGAATCCGAAACCGCAACCTGACGATGTCGATGGTCATGGCGAGTATTCCTATGTCGAGTATGCAAGGAAGGTGTATTGGAAGGGTTATATAGATACGCTTGAAAATGGAACTCCTAAAAATGGACCCGATCAATACGGTTGGTGGCGTGAGCCATCAGGGTCGGGCGGCAAGGAATGGGAAATGGATTATTACGGATTCCAGTGTACCATGATTTCGCAATATGAATCTCTCATGAGGGTTGCTGTCGTTCAAAAGGCGCTCATGTGGCCGTATATGCTGAGTGGCAAGATTCCCTCCGATGTACGGGCGGAGCTCAATCGGCCTCTCCGTTACCACTTCGGACGGATGCGGAAAGAGGATACGACTTTTCAACTTGAACGCCCTACGCCTGCGCAAATAGCCTCCGAGTGGACTTTAGCCTACCGATGGCCACGGCCTGCCCCCATTGCGTGGCTCATGGTCTGGTGGACTGGAGAGGTCAATGGATTGGTTTACTGGCGCACTCAGGGAAGTAGATGGGAAGGGGGAGGGAGGGACGATGAGTACACCGCGAGGGAGTCGGTACTATCTGCGATAGACGAAAGTGACTATTTTACGTCTGTAGGAGTCGTCCGCAACGCCTCTTATCCAAAACTCGGAAGCATTTGTTTCCAGAGGGCATCGGACGAGTTAAAGAATCTTGAGAGTGACGGGAATCCGGACTCGGCCGGGTGGGCCAAGGATAATGATGGCAGGGACTCGTTCGGGACCAATACATACCAAGGGCAATGGTCCTATGTGAAGCTGGGGACTGGGTGGCAGCTTTCCGATATCACGGTTCCTGTCGTGAGCGGCCACCTACCGAAGGGCGCGGAAGGGATCACATTGTGGTTCCAGCCGGTTATCAATTATGAGAAGGATCCGGATTAG